Proteins encoded within one genomic window of Pseudorasbora parva isolate DD20220531a chromosome 3, ASM2467924v1, whole genome shotgun sequence:
- the LOC137072129 gene encoding C-type lectin domain family 4 member F-like, protein MMMYQKSDSTEEIMKMDLEYERKTSFRKGRSCDRKTGIFVLLGTVCIIIMMILTSVIFFHQQRTFSLLESWMDIHRSNRTSVKPDLQITERQQDLLHNEVKSLMNSLSSSVSALTSKLNDAVGNQEQKQTETQKLLDNLKSAVTSLQSDLQNKQRDFESLSSSMSDLKSSVSDLTSSVASLSSQIQVIKQDESLTEVKSSMNNLSSAVSALTAQLNDAVNKQDQKQTESERSLDSLKSSIQTDQQNKQRNIETLSSSLSVLKSSVSDLTSSVGSLSSQLSVMLEMNMKSLNDSLNSAVSTLTSKLNDAVKKQDQKQNETEQSLDSLKSSIQTDQQNKQRDFESLLSSLSVLKSSVSDLSSSVASLSSQQQASEERVLNALKDLKSNKTADIPVTCKSGWISYKRSCFLFSSVQLNWAAARDYCKERGALLLKIQEDDMEWEFLNNHTIPTHYWVGLTDQTTGQWRWADDTPYTMITERWNPGQPDDWRSHGLGDKGEEGEDCAQITYSGKLNDNHCSVKMRFICRVQY, encoded by the exons GTCGTTCATGCGACAGAAAAACTGGCATCTTTGTGCTTCTAGGAACTGTctgcattattattatgatgatcCTGACCTCGGTCATCT TTTTTCATCAACAAAGAACATTCTCATTGCTGGAGAGTTGGATGGACATTCATCGTTCCAACCGAACTTCAGTCAAACCTGATCTTCAGATCACAG AGCGCCAGCAGGATCTGTTACACAATGAAGTGAAGAGTCTGATGAACAGTTTGAGTTCTTCTGTATCAGCGCTGACATCCAAACTAAATGATGCAG TTGGCAACCAGGAGCAGAAACAGACTGAAACACAAAAATTATTAGACAATTTGAAATCAGCTGTTACTTCTCTACAGTCTGATCTACAAAACAAGCAGCGTGACTTTG AGTCTCTGTCGAGCTCAATGAGTGACCTGAAGAGTTCAGTGTCAGATCTCACTTCATCTGTCGCATCTCTTTCTTCTCAAATTCAAGTCATCA AGCAGGATGAGTCGCTCACAGAAGTGAAGAGTTCGATGAACAACTTGAGTTCTGCTGTATCAGCGCTGACAGCACAACTGAATGATGCAG TTAACAAGCAGGACCAAAAACAGACTGAATCAGAACGATCGCTGGACAGTTTGAAGTCATCCATACAGACTGATCAACAGAACAAACAGCGTAACATTG AGACTCTGTCGAGCTCACTGAGTGTCCTGAAGAGTTCAGTGTCAGATCTCACTTCATCTGTCGGATCTCTTTCCTCTCAACTATCCGTCA TGCTGGAGATGAATATGAAGAGTTTGAATGACAGTTTGAATTCTGCAGTATCAACGTTGACATCCAAACTGAATGATGCGG TTAAGAAGCAGGACCAGAAACAGAATGAAACAGAACAATCACTGGACAGTTTGAAGTCATCCATACAGACTGATCAACAGAACAAACAGCGTGACTTCG AGTCTCTGTTGAGCTCATTGAGTGTCCTGAAGAGTTCAGTGTCGGATCTCTCTTCATCTGTCGCATCTCTTTCCTCTCAACAACAGGCCTCTG AGGAGAGAGTGCTGAACGCGCTGAAGGATCTGAAATCTAACAAAACAGCAG ACATCCCTGTAACCTGTAAATCTGGCTGGATATCGTACAAAAGGAGCTGTTTCTTGTTCTCTAGTGTTCAACTCAACTGGGCTGCGGCACGAGATTACTGCAAAGAACGGGGCGCGTTACTCCTAAAAATACAAGAGGACGACATGGAGTGG GAATTTCTGAACAACCATACCATACCCACACACTACTGGGTTGGTCTAACGGATCAGACCACAGGCCAGTGGAGATGGGCGGATGACACTCCTTACACCATGATCACAGA ACGCTGGAATCCCGGGCAGCCGGATGACTGGAGAAGTCACGGTCTGGGAGACAAAGGAGAGGAAGGAGAGGACTGTGCGCAGATTACATATAGTGGGAAACTAAATGACAACCACTGTTCTGTCAAAATGAGATTCATTTGCAGAGTGCAGTACTGA